One window from the genome of Echinicola vietnamensis DSM 17526 encodes:
- a CDS encoding S9 family peptidase — protein sequence MNLNFQTPKRYMCLLGLAFLFGSATAQENTGYKAPPQAIQELVNAPVTPSVYFSKKGDIMLILERPGYKSLKEVSQPELRIGGIRINPKTNGPSRSSSYSGIKVKEVKSGEETAITGLPEDAKISGISWSDDEQYLAFGLVGDEGISLWVANLATKTAKPLTDEIINDVYGTAFTWLPDNSLLVKAINPSRGEMPEKPSVPSSPIIQATSGNAAPSRTYQDLLENEYDEQLFAYFMDAQLMVIDLEGNTKPLGDPAMIKSMDVSPDGQYVLVEAIKRPFSYLVPAYRFPYDVEAWSIDGSETVTIAEIPLDEVRPTGFDATVTGPRSISWRRDVPATLYWAEAQDGGDPKVEIEERDIVYTLDAPFTGEKQKLATTSLRYAGIQWSDEAFAVLNERWFDTRQEKRSLINPSQPEQEKKTFIERSYSDIYNDPGDPVMTTNDLGEYVLLRKGDQLFMTSEGGSPEGSMPFLSTFDVSSGEQEIIWRCQAPYYEEVVKVLDDKGNSFITRKQSTDIQPNYWLVNTKKRIAPIQLTHFEDPYPSLRGIQKELVTYTRNDGLNLSATIYTPAGYDPAADGPLPVLMWAYPREYKSKEVAAQVRGSKYEFTRLYWGTPLYWITQGYAIMDRTEMPIVGEGNQEPNDFFIEQLVANAEAAIDYIVDRGIGDRDRIAVGGHSYGAFMTANLLSHSDLFAAGIARSGAYNRTLTPFGFQYEQRTYWEAPDVYFNMSPFMHANKVKTPILLIHGEADNNSGTFPIQSERYYNALKGHGATARLVFLPNESHGYAAEESIMHTLYEMNEWLEKWVKNKGK from the coding sequence ATGAACCTGAATTTTCAAACTCCAAAGCGCTACATGTGCTTATTGGGCTTGGCCTTTCTTTTCGGAAGTGCTACCGCCCAAGAAAACACGGGGTACAAAGCCCCTCCCCAAGCCATTCAAGAGCTCGTCAATGCCCCTGTAACCCCTTCCGTCTATTTCAGCAAGAAGGGTGACATCATGCTCATCTTGGAAAGGCCTGGTTACAAATCCCTCAAAGAAGTATCCCAGCCTGAATTACGCATCGGTGGTATTCGGATCAACCCCAAAACCAATGGCCCCAGCCGCTCCTCTTCGTATAGCGGCATCAAGGTCAAAGAGGTAAAATCAGGCGAGGAAACCGCTATCACAGGCTTACCAGAAGACGCCAAGATCAGCGGGATCAGTTGGTCTGATGATGAACAGTATTTGGCATTCGGCCTGGTGGGCGATGAAGGGATAAGCTTGTGGGTAGCTAACTTAGCCACCAAGACCGCCAAGCCCTTAACCGACGAAATCATCAACGACGTCTATGGCACCGCCTTTACGTGGCTTCCGGACAATTCTCTTTTGGTGAAAGCCATTAACCCATCACGGGGTGAGATGCCTGAAAAACCATCGGTTCCATCCAGCCCAATCATACAAGCTACTTCGGGTAATGCAGCTCCCAGCCGAACCTACCAGGATTTGCTTGAAAATGAATATGACGAGCAGCTATTTGCTTACTTCATGGACGCCCAACTGATGGTGATTGACCTGGAAGGAAATACCAAGCCCCTTGGCGATCCGGCGATGATCAAGTCGATGGATGTTTCGCCCGATGGGCAATATGTCCTGGTGGAAGCGATCAAGCGTCCGTTTTCTTATTTGGTCCCAGCGTACCGCTTCCCGTATGATGTAGAAGCGTGGAGCATTGACGGATCAGAAACAGTGACCATTGCCGAGATTCCTTTGGATGAGGTAAGGCCGACCGGCTTTGATGCCACGGTGACTGGCCCCAGGTCCATCAGCTGGAGAAGGGACGTTCCTGCCACCCTTTATTGGGCCGAGGCTCAGGATGGTGGTGATCCTAAAGTGGAAATCGAAGAACGAGACATTGTCTATACATTGGACGCACCATTTACAGGTGAGAAACAAAAATTGGCCACTACCAGTCTGCGTTATGCGGGCATTCAATGGTCAGATGAAGCATTCGCAGTGCTAAATGAGCGGTGGTTTGACACCCGACAAGAAAAGCGCTCCCTGATCAATCCCTCCCAGCCTGAGCAGGAAAAGAAAACGTTTATAGAACGGAGCTATTCAGACATTTACAATGATCCGGGTGATCCCGTCATGACCACAAATGACCTTGGAGAGTATGTCCTTCTCCGCAAGGGAGACCAGCTCTTCATGACCAGCGAGGGAGGTTCTCCAGAAGGCAGCATGCCATTCCTGAGCACCTTTGATGTCAGCTCAGGGGAGCAAGAGATCATCTGGCGATGCCAAGCGCCCTATTATGAAGAAGTGGTAAAAGTTTTGGACGATAAAGGGAACAGCTTTATTACCCGCAAGCAAAGCACTGACATCCAACCAAACTATTGGCTCGTCAACACCAAAAAGCGCATCGCACCGATCCAACTGACCCATTTTGAGGATCCTTATCCTTCCCTAAGAGGAATACAAAAGGAATTGGTAACCTACACCAGAAACGACGGACTTAACTTATCGGCCACGATTTATACTCCTGCCGGATACGATCCAGCAGCAGATGGTCCTTTGCCCGTACTGATGTGGGCCTATCCCCGGGAATACAAATCCAAGGAAGTGGCTGCTCAGGTGCGCGGATCCAAATATGAATTTACCAGGCTGTACTGGGGCACACCGCTCTACTGGATCACCCAGGGCTATGCCATCATGGACAGAACAGAAATGCCCATCGTAGGAGAAGGCAACCAAGAACCCAATGATTTCTTTATTGAACAGTTAGTGGCCAACGCAGAAGCAGCCATCGATTATATCGTGGACAGAGGCATCGGTGACCGGGACCGAATAGCGGTAGGTGGCCACTCTTATGGTGCCTTTATGACGGCCAACCTCCTTTCGCACAGTGATCTTTTCGCGGCTGGAATTGCCCGAAGTGGTGCATACAACCGTACGTTGACACCATTTGGCTTCCAATATGAGCAGCGCACCTATTGGGAGGCTCCAGACGTTTATTTCAACATGTCCCCCTTTATGCATGCGAATAAAGTAAAGACACCTATCCTGCTGATCCACGGTGAAGCAGACAACAATTCCGGCACTTTCCCCATCCAATCAGAACGGTATTACAATGCCCTGAAAGGACACGGTGCCACAGCCCGACTGGTGTTTTTGCCCAATGAAAGCCATGGCTATGCAGCAGAAGAATCCATCATGCACACCTTGTACGAAATGAACGAGTGGCTGGAAAAATGGGTGAAGAATAAAGGAAAGTAA
- a CDS encoding YCF48-related protein: protein MKNPLLLVIFCLSLVQTAFSQSWQRITDRGNALTDIHWVNDDLAFASGNQIMLKTTDGGEGWTELAMPIAADLLAVDFHDHQIGAMAGKNGTLLQTKDGGQSWNIINLNTTSDILTVNYRSSEEIWISGTSGTLKYSSNGGETWTSVELGTTAAINTLVFTSGDQGFLATSSGAIYKTTNNGQSWQQLTSSVSTALNDLYFTNDTTGYAVGDEGTILKTVDSGNHWAFIQSGTNYDYKRVAFHRDRPDIGIIVGEEGTVLYTNNAGLTFLVRNSRTTEDIHGIDYKQSTNTVVAVADGGTILRSTNAGSSWISLLSGHPSDFLATDFVNDSRGYIAGKEAVIFRTTNGGDSFNDYSRPLNIDFHAIAFQSPAFGYVVGDDGTMLNTTNSGGSWTALNPKTELDLYGLYFADADTGYIVGESGYLASTVNRGVNWSTIHAGDKGYDYHDIDFFESGPGIIIGEGGHVLKSNSNGDWQEISIGTSDDLHGMFMIDESAAIIVGDNGQAFFTQNQFESWEPLNTNTAQNLRDVAFLDSLTGFIVGDKGLILQTTDRGKNWTEVDTETYQDFKAISFGDVNTGYAVGEFGMIYQYSCEVPTATGTIIGQDNICLSQQIYRLEYESTDDLTFEWRVDGGTIIEGQGSDRIVVQWETPGRNAVLVKSQNICGDGPTEGLEVTVSTIPEKVPQIIGNGVACLETVSQYEVDSIPGMEYIWTASGGIIQSGQGTAHAAITWEAEGQQQLKVMPRNACGESTATTKAITITRAPSQPDPIIGLAEVGLEVQSYEVSEVEGVNYQWSTEGGTILSGQGTHAVTVSWEKEGDFLLEVTPSNHCHEGIPQALNVNVNLITDLEKEAEKAQVKIYPNPSSGDIHINIKGVGSIREIRIVDPMGKYLRKITPHGDMFDFDIENLPVGLWLIEVESTAGKSVDKVWIK from the coding sequence ATGAAGAACCCTTTACTCCTCGTCATTTTCTGCTTATCATTGGTCCAGACCGCTTTTTCCCAAAGTTGGCAAAGGATCACGGACCGTGGCAATGCACTTACGGACATCCACTGGGTCAATGACGACCTGGCCTTCGCTTCAGGGAACCAAATCATGCTCAAAACCACTGATGGTGGTGAGGGCTGGACGGAATTGGCCATGCCCATCGCAGCCGATCTACTTGCTGTGGATTTCCATGACCACCAAATTGGGGCGATGGCCGGCAAAAACGGCACCCTCTTGCAGACCAAAGATGGTGGCCAATCTTGGAACATAATCAACCTCAACACCACCTCGGACATCCTAACGGTAAACTACCGCTCCAGTGAGGAAATCTGGATTTCCGGAACCTCTGGAACGCTAAAATACTCTTCCAATGGAGGAGAAACATGGACTTCTGTAGAGCTGGGAACCACTGCGGCGATCAACACACTCGTATTTACCAGCGGAGACCAAGGCTTTCTCGCCACCTCCTCAGGAGCCATCTACAAAACGACTAATAATGGCCAAAGCTGGCAGCAGCTTACCTCTTCGGTCAGTACCGCGCTAAACGATCTCTACTTTACCAACGACACCACGGGCTATGCGGTAGGGGATGAAGGGACCATCCTGAAGACCGTTGACTCGGGCAATCACTGGGCTTTCATCCAGAGTGGTACCAATTACGACTATAAAAGGGTAGCGTTTCATAGAGACCGCCCTGACATTGGGATCATCGTCGGAGAAGAAGGCACGGTGCTATACACCAATAATGCCGGGCTGACCTTCCTCGTCCGAAATAGCCGCACCACGGAGGACATTCACGGCATCGACTACAAACAAAGCACCAATACCGTAGTAGCTGTTGCCGATGGAGGGACCATCTTACGATCTACCAACGCTGGCAGCTCTTGGATTTCCTTGCTTTCCGGTCATCCCTCGGATTTTTTGGCCACGGATTTTGTAAACGACAGCCGCGGTTACATCGCTGGCAAAGAAGCCGTCATCTTTCGCACCACCAACGGCGGCGATTCCTTTAACGACTATTCCCGGCCATTGAACATTGATTTTCACGCAATTGCTTTTCAATCCCCGGCTTTCGGATACGTAGTAGGTGATGACGGTACCATGCTGAACACCACCAATTCCGGAGGATCATGGACAGCGCTGAATCCTAAAACCGAGCTCGACCTTTATGGTCTTTATTTTGCTGATGCGGACACCGGATACATTGTCGGAGAAAGCGGATACCTCGCCAGTACCGTAAACCGCGGTGTAAACTGGTCCACTATCCATGCAGGCGACAAAGGATACGATTATCATGATATTGATTTCTTTGAAAGTGGCCCCGGGATCATCATCGGGGAAGGTGGCCATGTGCTGAAAAGCAATAGTAACGGAGATTGGCAGGAAATCTCCATTGGAACTTCCGATGACCTGCATGGCATGTTTATGATCGATGAATCCGCGGCGATCATCGTGGGTGATAACGGCCAGGCATTCTTTACCCAAAACCAATTCGAAAGCTGGGAACCCCTGAACACCAACACTGCCCAGAACCTTCGTGATGTAGCCTTTTTGGATAGCTTGACAGGCTTCATTGTGGGAGACAAAGGCCTGATCCTCCAAACTACCGACCGGGGAAAAAACTGGACTGAGGTGGACACTGAAACCTACCAGGACTTCAAAGCCATAAGCTTTGGCGATGTCAATACAGGCTATGCCGTTGGTGAATTTGGAATGATCTATCAATACAGCTGTGAAGTCCCTACCGCCACGGGCACCATCATTGGCCAAGACAATATTTGCTTAAGCCAACAAATATATCGGTTGGAATATGAAAGTACTGATGACCTGACCTTCGAATGGAGGGTGGATGGCGGTACCATCATTGAAGGCCAGGGATCAGACAGGATTGTGGTGCAGTGGGAAACACCTGGCAGGAATGCCGTTTTGGTAAAGAGCCAAAATATCTGCGGGGATGGCCCCACCGAGGGCCTTGAAGTCACCGTCTCCACCATTCCTGAAAAGGTGCCGCAAATCATCGGAAATGGCGTGGCCTGTCTGGAAACGGTCAGCCAATATGAAGTGGATTCCATTCCGGGAATGGAATACATCTGGACGGCCAGTGGAGGCATCATCCAGTCGGGACAAGGCACAGCACACGCGGCCATCACTTGGGAAGCTGAAGGACAGCAGCAGCTAAAGGTAATGCCTCGAAATGCCTGTGGGGAAAGCACGGCTACCACCAAAGCCATCACCATCACACGTGCCCCGTCCCAACCCGATCCCATCATAGGCCTGGCCGAAGTAGGGCTGGAAGTACAATCATATGAAGTTTCTGAAGTGGAAGGGGTCAATTACCAATGGTCCACAGAAGGAGGAACCATCCTTTCTGGCCAAGGCACGCATGCCGTGACTGTCAGCTGGGAAAAAGAAGGCGATTTCCTGCTGGAAGTCACCCCAAGCAACCACTGCCATGAGGGCATTCCCCAAGCACTAAATGTCAACGTAAACCTCATCACAGACCTCGAAAAAGAAGCGGAAAAAGCACAGGTAAAAATCTATCCAAATCCATCCAGTGGAGATATCCACATCAACATAAAAGGGGTAGGTTCAATCAGGGAAATCAGAATAGTGGACCCAATGGGCAAATATTTACGAAAAATCACCCCTCATGGTGATATGTTTGATTTTGATATCGAAAATTTACCAGTAGGCCTATGGCTAATTGAAGTGGAAAGCACCGCCGGAAAGTCAGTGGATAAAGTGTGGATAAAGTAA
- the mfd gene encoding transcription-repair coupling factor encodes MEKHAFLTLYEQDSYIKTVAKTIQSSVGSNFAFKGISGSMDMVLLATFINLRHSSHLIIAHDKEEAAYLASDLSSLLDRVTPHIFPSSYKRPYQHEEVDNANVLMRAEILNKVLSSDTKMEIIVSYPEALYEKVINKKSLQENTFTAKVGEKVDVEFITELLSTYDFEKTDFVYEPGQFAIRGGIIDVFSFANEYPYRIELFGKEIESIRTFDTESQLSEESLDHISIIPNVQTKLMQEVRQSFTDFLPKDTCVWIKDVQFTMDMLDNAFEKARQQFDKIVDQTGSKQLVLQPENLFDDGAAFLSSLDRLTKIEFGNQYHLPTSKVFDFDIKPQPSFNKNFDLLVENLVDNERKGLLNIICSESEKQVERLQNIFQELDPTLKIQSLPVSIREGFVDHSTMIACYTDHQIFERYHRYKSHKKASKTKALTLKELKTLQAGDYVVHVDYGVGRFAGLEKVEVNDNFQEAVRLIFRDDDLLYVNIHSLHKISKYSGQEGTLPTMSKLGSPEWENKKKKVKRKVKDIAKDLIALYAKRRNASGHQYAPDSVLQVELESSFIFEDTPDQAVATGDVKADMEKPYPMDRLVCGDVGFGKTEVAIRAAFKAINDRKQVAVLVPTTILAMQHYRTFKERLEGFPVKVDYINRFRTTKQVKEITKQVTSGEIDILVGTHRIVNKDVQFKDLGLLIIDEEQKFGVKVKDQLKELRVNVDVLTLTATPIPRTLHFSLMGARDLSVIATPPPNRQPVTTEIHTFEEEVIRDAVSRELQRGGQVFFVHNRVGEIDSIANLIMRLVPDAKIAGAHGQMDGKQLEKIMVKFIEGEFDVLVSTNIIESGLDIPNANTIIINRAHMFGLSDLHQMRGRVGRSNKKAYCYLLTSPMSGLTAEARKRLQTLEEFSDLGDGFKVAMRDLDIRGAGNLLGAEQSGFITDLGFEMYHKILDEAVQELKENEFASLFEVDLKEKVKVLVQDCVIETDMELLIPEDYVSNISERLNLYSKLDNIKTEEALTKFAHAVSDRFGPIPPVVEDLMETVRLRWLAEGLGFEKLVLKSGQMKCYFVPSTRESYFKSDIFGNIIRFIQGHGKFCKIKEHKNRLILTIGGIKSVEKAKQWLSEMSA; translated from the coding sequence GTGGAAAAGCACGCATTTCTAACCCTTTACGAGCAAGATTCCTATATTAAAACGGTGGCCAAGACCATCCAATCATCCGTTGGCAGCAACTTTGCTTTCAAGGGGATTTCAGGCAGTATGGACATGGTCCTTTTGGCTACCTTTATCAATCTTCGCCACAGCAGCCACCTGATCATTGCGCACGATAAAGAAGAAGCGGCCTATTTGGCGAGCGATCTCAGCAGTCTGTTGGACAGGGTCACCCCGCACATTTTCCCTTCTTCTTACAAACGGCCCTATCAGCATGAGGAAGTAGACAATGCCAATGTGCTCATGCGTGCGGAGATCCTGAACAAAGTCCTCTCCTCAGATACCAAAATGGAGATCATCGTGTCTTATCCAGAGGCACTTTACGAAAAAGTCATCAACAAAAAGTCCCTTCAGGAGAACACTTTTACGGCCAAGGTAGGCGAGAAAGTAGATGTCGAGTTTATCACAGAGCTGCTGAGCACCTATGACTTTGAGAAGACCGATTTCGTCTATGAACCTGGCCAATTTGCCATCCGCGGGGGCATCATCGATGTGTTTTCCTTTGCCAATGAATACCCTTACCGAATTGAGCTATTTGGAAAAGAGATCGAAAGCATCAGGACCTTTGACACCGAGAGCCAGCTGTCCGAGGAATCCCTCGATCACATCAGTATCATCCCCAATGTCCAAACCAAGCTGATGCAGGAAGTGCGGCAGTCCTTCACAGATTTCCTACCAAAAGATACTTGTGTGTGGATCAAAGATGTCCAATTTACCATGGACATGCTGGACAATGCCTTCGAAAAAGCCCGCCAGCAGTTTGACAAAATCGTAGACCAAACGGGCAGCAAACAACTGGTGCTCCAACCGGAAAACCTCTTTGATGATGGAGCAGCTTTCTTATCATCCCTTGACCGCCTGACCAAAATTGAATTTGGCAATCAGTACCACTTGCCGACGTCCAAGGTTTTTGATTTTGACATCAAGCCCCAACCATCGTTCAATAAAAACTTTGACCTATTGGTCGAAAACCTGGTGGACAATGAGCGAAAGGGATTGCTGAACATCATCTGCTCTGAAAGTGAAAAGCAGGTGGAACGGCTACAAAACATCTTCCAAGAGCTAGACCCCACCCTCAAGATCCAATCACTCCCTGTCAGTATCAGAGAAGGCTTCGTAGATCATTCTACCATGATCGCGTGCTATACGGACCATCAGATTTTTGAGCGATATCACCGGTATAAAAGCCATAAAAAAGCCAGCAAGACCAAGGCCTTGACGCTCAAAGAGCTCAAAACCTTGCAGGCGGGGGATTATGTCGTTCACGTGGATTACGGCGTGGGGCGCTTTGCCGGGCTGGAAAAAGTGGAAGTCAACGACAATTTCCAAGAGGCGGTCAGGCTGATATTTCGGGATGATGACCTGCTCTACGTCAACATTCACTCTTTACATAAGATCTCCAAGTATTCCGGTCAAGAAGGCACCCTTCCCACCATGTCCAAACTGGGCTCGCCAGAGTGGGAGAACAAAAAGAAAAAGGTAAAACGTAAAGTCAAGGACATTGCCAAGGACTTGATTGCACTGTATGCCAAACGAAGAAATGCCTCCGGCCACCAATATGCTCCCGATAGTGTCTTGCAAGTGGAACTGGAAAGCTCCTTTATCTTCGAGGACACTCCGGATCAAGCTGTGGCCACGGGAGATGTAAAAGCCGACATGGAAAAACCCTACCCCATGGACCGCTTGGTTTGCGGAGATGTAGGGTTTGGCAAGACAGAAGTGGCCATCCGAGCAGCTTTCAAAGCCATCAACGACCGCAAACAAGTAGCAGTATTGGTGCCCACTACCATCTTGGCCATGCAGCATTACCGGACCTTTAAAGAGCGACTTGAGGGATTCCCCGTAAAAGTGGACTATATAAACCGGTTCCGCACCACCAAACAGGTCAAAGAAATCACCAAGCAGGTCACTTCCGGTGAAATCGACATCCTCGTCGGCACCCACCGAATTGTCAACAAAGATGTCCAGTTCAAGGATCTCGGACTGCTGATCATCGACGAAGAGCAGAAATTTGGCGTCAAGGTAAAAGACCAGCTTAAAGAACTCCGCGTCAATGTGGACGTACTGACCTTGACGGCCACCCCCATCCCAAGGACACTCCATTTTTCGCTGATGGGCGCCAGGGACCTATCCGTGATCGCCACTCCTCCACCAAACAGGCAGCCCGTAACCACTGAAATACACACCTTTGAAGAAGAAGTCATTCGGGATGCCGTCTCCAGGGAGCTCCAGCGTGGCGGCCAGGTGTTCTTTGTCCACAACCGGGTCGGAGAAATTGATTCCATTGCCAACCTTATCATGCGACTGGTGCCCGATGCCAAAATTGCTGGTGCCCACGGCCAAATGGACGGCAAGCAATTGGAGAAAATCATGGTGAAGTTTATCGAAGGGGAATTTGACGTGCTGGTCTCCACCAACATCATCGAGTCAGGTCTGGACATCCCCAATGCCAACACCATCATCATCAACAGGGCACACATGTTTGGCCTTAGCGACCTCCACCAGATGCGGGGAAGGGTCGGCAGAAGCAATAAAAAAGCCTACTGCTACCTTCTCACCTCACCCATGTCAGGTCTTACCGCTGAAGCCCGCAAGCGCCTTCAAACGCTGGAAGAGTTTTCCGATTTGGGCGATGGGTTTAAAGTAGCCATGAGAGACTTGGATATCCGAGGTGCCGGAAACCTTTTGGGGGCCGAGCAAAGCGGCTTTATCACCGATTTGGGATTTGAGATGTACCACAAAATATTGGACGAAGCCGTCCAAGAGCTCAAGGAAAATGAGTTTGCCAGCCTCTTTGAAGTCGACCTGAAAGAAAAAGTAAAAGTCTTGGTACAGGACTGTGTGATCGAAACTGACATGGAACTTTTGATCCCTGAAGATTATGTCAGCAATATCTCGGAAAGGCTAAACCTGTACTCCAAGCTAGACAATATCAAAACAGAAGAAGCCCTTACGAAATTTGCCCATGCTGTTTCGGACCGATTTGGTCCCATTCCGCCAGTGGTGGAAGACCTGATGGAAACGGTACGCTTAAGATGGCTGGCAGAAGGCCTTGGGTTTGAAAAACTGGTGCTCAAAAGTGGCCAAATGAAGTGCTACTTCGTTCCCAGCACACGGGAAAGTTATTTCAAATCGGATATTTTCGGAAATATTATTCGATTTATCCAAGGTCATGGCAAATTTTGCAAAATAAAAGAACATAAAAATCGTTTAATTCTTACCATTGGTGGTATTAAATCCGTAGAGAAAGCCAAGCAATGGCTTAGTGAAATGAGCGCTTAA
- the gldJ gene encoding gliding motility lipoprotein GldJ, with protein sequence MAAFLMLSMTFLASCAKNNGPTYGRRTAGNPGKVSAATGAELNFDLDDTTQFTVVKLKEPAKGPKLKYIQGGRAVLGTQEQDVMAFRDNAERTVTIASFYMDETEVTNLDYKEFLFDMKKRASADSVNRLEPREDVWTEALSYNDVYSTYYFRHPGFNFYPVAGVTWEQANAYCKWRTAYVNELYREKEGLDSTMSKNLLIERGVVLPSYRLPNEAEWEYAAKAMIGTQYLDENQENGRIYPWDGRGVRNPYDVKRKGRQGDLLANFKRGRGDYAGIAGGITNDGDIIPANVYEYPPNDFGLYNMSGNMNEWVEDVYRPLSYQDFEDLNPLRRDGTNDSEEAYRTTLIDDNYRVYKGGSWRDVAYWLSPGTRRFMHQDSATNHIGFRCAMISVGADDM encoded by the coding sequence ATGGCAGCATTTTTAATGTTGTCAATGACATTTTTGGCCTCATGTGCCAAAAATAACGGGCCTACCTACGGGCGAAGGACTGCCGGAAACCCGGGAAAAGTCAGTGCAGCCACGGGTGCAGAATTAAATTTTGACCTGGACGACACCACACAGTTTACCGTAGTCAAGCTAAAAGAGCCTGCCAAAGGGCCGAAATTAAAATATATCCAAGGAGGACGAGCCGTATTGGGCACGCAGGAGCAAGATGTCATGGCCTTTCGAGACAATGCAGAAAGAACCGTTACCATTGCCTCATTTTACATGGATGAGACCGAAGTAACCAATTTGGATTACAAGGAATTTCTCTTTGACATGAAAAAACGTGCCAGTGCGGATTCGGTAAATCGACTGGAACCAAGAGAAGACGTTTGGACAGAAGCCCTTTCATACAATGACGTGTATTCTACGTACTACTTCCGCCACCCAGGCTTTAACTTCTATCCGGTGGCCGGAGTCACGTGGGAGCAAGCAAATGCCTACTGCAAGTGGAGAACAGCCTATGTAAACGAGCTTTATCGTGAGAAAGAAGGGTTGGATTCCACCATGAGCAAAAACCTGCTGATTGAGCGAGGAGTGGTATTGCCAAGCTACAGGCTTCCCAATGAAGCGGAATGGGAATATGCCGCAAAAGCCATGATTGGCACGCAATACTTGGATGAAAACCAAGAAAATGGCCGTATTTACCCTTGGGATGGCCGTGGTGTCCGAAATCCTTATGATGTTAAGCGAAAAGGCCGTCAAGGTGACCTTCTTGCCAACTTTAAAAGAGGACGCGGTGACTATGCCGGTATCGCTGGTGGCATCACCAATGATGGTGACATCATCCCTGCCAACGTCTATGAATATCCGCCCAATGATTTTGGGCTCTACAACATGTCCGGAAACATGAACGAATGGGTAGAGGACGTATATCGCCCGCTTTCCTATCAGGACTTTGAAGACCTCAATCCGCTGAGAAGAGATGGCACCAATGATTCGGAAGAAGCCTACCGGACTACCTTGATCGATGATAATTATCGCGTTTATAAGGGAGGTAGCTGGAGAGATGTAGCGTATTGGCTATCGCCAGGTACAAGGCGGTTTATGCATCAAGATTCTGCTACAAACCATATCGGATTTAGATGTGCCATGATTTCCGTCGGTGCAGACGATATGTAA